AAGACTTGAAGGACAAACGCGAATCACTCTCGCGTCTTACATCCGACGAAGCGTGGCTTCACGCTCAGATTGCGCGTTTGCGGGGCGAACTCGACGAAGCTGCTGCAAAGGACTACGAGGGCGACGCGGCCGAATCCCTCGCCGACCTTCTCGTGCCGCCCTCGTGTCTTGGGTGCACCGACAATGACGGTCACATCGCCGTCCTTCCGGGCCAACAGCCCGCCGAACGGGAACTGGACGCGCTGCAACGGGTCCGCGAACACCTGGAGGAAAGCGGACTTGTCTTCGATGAACGCGTGATCAACGCTTTTCACACGAGTCTGAAGGCTGCGGTGATTTCGCCACTGACGGTACTGGCTGGCGTCAGCGGCACCGGCAAGAGCCAGTTGCCGCGCTTCTATGCGGACGCCATGGGGATGCACTTCCTGAAGATCCCGGTCCAGCCCCGTTGGGACGGCCCGCAGGACCTCTTCGGGTTCTACAACTACATCGAGAAGCGCTACAAGGCGACGGACCTCGCCCGGGCGCTGGTTCATCTGGACAACTACAACTGGCCCGATCAGGCAGAGAGGTTCCATGACCGCGTGCTGCTCGTGCTGTTGGATGAAATGAACCTCGCCCGCGTGGAGTACTATTTCTCGGAGTTCCTGAGTCGCCTTGAAGGACGCCCCCTTGACAGGGAGGCGGGCACCTCCGATATCCGGCGTCCGGCGGAGATCGAGATCGACATCAGCCGGAAGGCTCGGTCTCGGGGTGTCTACGCCGGTCAGAACGTCCTGTTCGTAGGCACGATGAACGAGGACGAATCCACATTGTCCCTGTCGGAAAAGGTGTTGGATCGAGCCAACGTGCTGCGCTTTCCGAAACCGAAGGAGTTGAGGTCGGACCTTCCCACGACGGGCGAACGGTTGAAAGCCGCGGGTTATCTTCCCAGGAGACGATGGACGGAGGAGTGGACGCGCCGCATCGGGGACATGGACAACGCCGCCCTTGATCGTGCGACCGAGACCGTGTCGGCCATCAACGCCATCATGGACGAAATCGGGCGGCCGTTCGGTCACCGCATGGGACAGGCGATACTTTACTACGTGGCAAACTACCCGTCTCAACCGGACCGAACCGACGAGCCGGAATTGATAAACAACGCGCTTGCCGATCAGATCGAGTTGAGGTTGCTTCCGAGGCTGCGCGGGGTCGGAGTGGACGAGAATCGGAACTCCCTGTACCAACTGGCCGGAAAGGCGAGATCATTGGGTGACGAGGCGCTTGGGAACGCCATCGACAACGCTGTCCAACGTTCGCACGACACCGGCCTGTTCGCCTGGCGCGGTTTCACCAGGGAGTAGCGTGTGGCGACGCCCGATCTGATTCTCCTGCGCGTCCCCTGGGGTCTGATCGGGCCTTCCCGAACGAGACTGGAAATGGCGGAGCCCATACCCGAATCGGATACAGACGGTTTGGACGTGGACGGCTGCGTGTCTCCTCTCCTGTTCAGTCGCGACGATAAGCCGGTTCCGCTCAACGAAGACGAGAGGCTCCTGGAGAGGTTCGTCGAATTCCGGACACGTCTCGACGAACGGCAACGAGTCTGGGACATTCCGGTTCCACTGCACGGAAGCGAACTGCAGAGCCTTCGGTTCCATTCCTGGAAGCGGTCCAGGAAATTCCGTTGGTCCGGAGGCGTCGATCGCCCCCCGACCGCCGGTTCGGGCGACGGGGACGGGGAAGAGCAG
The genomic region above belongs to Deltaproteobacteria bacterium and contains:
- a CDS encoding AAA family ATPase: MNWVLYPEVLSIMIAVLALVGVLGLAFIYGVHHRLAWAQLPAAARDAELATRVMQRETDLLDKEQRLERLDEQIRDREAKLLERDQLEAEAAYWKSQIEAVKAEYAGLDALRTEIEEVRESYRQEMESLADAERQAREAKGEWEDARTRVVEAERRLGAVAGEADRLRETHQELAETEARLTTTKAKHKDVLTALEVGQDRLSRAEREVESLHARQQNLLVELRSHEERLETVKAELDGLAPARQELTVVRESLHSAEEDLKDKRESLSRLTSDEAWLHAQIARLRGELDEAAAKDYEGDAAESLADLLVPPSCLGCTDNDGHIAVLPGQQPAERELDALQRVREHLEESGLVFDERVINAFHTSLKAAVISPLTVLAGVSGTGKSQLPRFYADAMGMHFLKIPVQPRWDGPQDLFGFYNYIEKRYKATDLARALVHLDNYNWPDQAERFHDRVLLVLLDEMNLARVEYYFSEFLSRLEGRPLDREAGTSDIRRPAEIEIDISRKARSRGVYAGQNVLFVGTMNEDESTLSLSEKVLDRANVLRFPKPKELRSDLPTTGERLKAAGYLPRRRWTEEWTRRIGDMDNAALDRATETVSAINAIMDEIGRPFGHRMGQAILYYVANYPSQPDRTDEPELINNALADQIELRLLPRLRGVGVDENRNSLYQLAGKARSLGDEALGNAIDNAVQRSHDTGLFAWRGFTRE